The window GATGTAACTGCTAAAGTGGCTTCTGGCCAGGAAAAACATCTTCTCTTTGAGGTACAACCTGGGTCTGATTCTTCTGCCTTTTGGAAAGTGGTTGTACGCGTGGTCTGTACCAAGATTAACAAAAGCACTGGCATTGTGGAAGCATCACGGATCATGAATTTATACCAGTTTATTCAGCTTTATAAGGACATCACAAGTCAAGCAGCAGGAGTGTTGGCTCAGAGCTCCACCTCTGAAGAAGCTGATGAGAACTCATCTTCTGTAACATCATGTCAGGCTAGTCTTTGGATGGGAAGGGTGAAGCAGCTGACGGATGAGGAGGAGTGTTGTATCTGTATGGATGGGCGGGCTGACCTCATCCTGCCTTGTGCTCACAGCTTTTGTCAGAAGTGTATTGATAAATGGAGTGATCGGCACAGGAATTGCCCTATTTGTCGCCTGCAGATGACTGGAGCAAACGAATCTTGGGTGGTGTCAGATGCACCTACTGAAGATGATATGGCTAACTATATTCTTAACATGGCTGATGAAGCAGGCCAGCCCCTTAGGCCATGACCTTCCATGGGGGGAGATCTTCCTTTGCTATTGTGGGCTACAAATACATAGTGGTCATGGAGGACAAATGAAGGGATATTGTGGCAacgatacagaaaaagcattttttccCACCCTCTTATTTTTGCTATTGTGACAATAtgtcccattttttaaaataaacttcccATGTCTTCCATTTTGGTAAACTAAAATTTGCTACTATTGTAGATCATACTTCCCTATTATTTAACTGTTCTAATGTGTATTAGAACTAATTGCTCTTGAATCCTTTGCTAGCAGATAACAGCAATATTTCCGGAGGCTTTTTGACACTACAGTTTTTCAAGGCATGAGTATTCTGGAAtcttttttgttaggtttataaACTTTGAATGTTGAAAAGTTGTAGCCAtctgagagaaatttttaaatgactaaaaatgTAGACTACATCAAAGTGCATGTTACTACTTAAAACGTCTTTCTGCTGGAATCTAAGGAGTATTTATTATGCCCCCTTGTGGTCAATTATTGCTCCTTTTACAATTTTACTTGAAGTGCTCCACAATTATTTCGTAACTTTATATAACTTCAGTGTGTTTTGGaactatgtattttttattttttacttaaaaatccatttttttgttATATGATACAGTTTAGTTGAGGACTATAAAGTTGGGGCTTTGCCTTATAAATTAATTTCTGCTGGAGAACCTTCTTGGCTGTCCTGGAAATGCATTCCCAAAGCTAGATAACTGATCTAATTGACTTTTATAATGCTCATGCATTTGGGGAGTTTCAGAAGGAAATTTTTCTTAATCACAAATACTAAATTTTGTACTTCTAAATTATAATAAGTCATTCAGTGTTCATTTATGGTGCTTTTATTTTAACTTGAAGGCatctctctgggtttcatagTCCCTGATTTTCTTAGattaagaaataaggaaataggATGAGGCTTTTTCACCATATTTACATAAAACATCTCAGAAAACTAGAAGATAATTTGGCTTCCTTACTGCTTCACtgtatttcctttgaaaatctCCCAAAGAATataataatgatgaaattatGGTCTTCATTAGCACCTCAACCATTTCTTTAGATTTTTgcttaagaaatattaattttaacaatatttcatCATATAGTAAAACTAGGGCTTGAagtctcctttaaaaaatattttaacattccaTGCAAATTTTGACCTATTATTAACAAGTTACAAATATTCCTGTTTTTCTAAGTACCAAAAATTTAAGTTGCTACCTATTGATGACAGAAATTTTTGAACGTTAAGATTTtaatagggctgggcatggtggtccacAATTGTAATCTCAGTGAAtctgaaggctgaggtaggaggattgcaagttcaagaccagcctcagcaatttagtgagaccctgtctcagtaaGAGGAattggggaggtagctcaatggtaaagcactcctcagtttaatccccagtaccaaaaaaaaaaaaaaaatggacatgcaaataaaataaaatccatttcaaGGAAAAATATCTGGCTAATAACTTGACTCCTGATAGGATCAGCTAATTACCAAATAGCTAAACACTCACTACTGGGTGTTTATGCAAGCAGAATACTGGAAGCTCTATCACATCAACATGGAGATGCACTTGGATGATTGTGTAACCTTGAGAAAGTCTCTTACTCTTGTTGGTAGTTTCCTATTTTAGAAACAGGTTTTTATCTGTGGTTTTCATACTACTACTTCAGCAGTGGAATcctttttttcaagtaaaaaatcTTAGAACCCttatatacatatgcatgcacacattcTAGCCcactatatttcttattttttcattaatataaattttcttatataaacttTATGTACTATAATTACTAAACATTAGGTTAACCAATGAAAACACATAGTAATGCATTGgtaacacatatattaaaatttggtaACAAATTTGTACCATgagagttgtttttcttttttaaatcaaaaaaattttaaaattccagtcaAATTTGCAGGTTCCTAAATCTTCTCCATTGATTCCTCTTATTACATGGAACGTTTGTTATTTGAAAACCTTAGGATAAGTGATCCTCTGAGATGTTTTCCAgatctaaaattttaattgtcaTTTTGCATTAGACTGAGTTTAATTTGGAGtgtcttaattttaaaacatttctggaaATGAGCAATGTTGCTTTCCAGGTTTTTGATCTCTCCAGGTATAGCCAATGATTTTATCCCCCAGGGTCACCTTTAAAGGAATTATTAAACAGTGGCTTGATATTGCATATACCTTTTTATCTTGCAATATGAACTCCAAGACACTAACTGATCTactgtgaaatataaaaatgttttttattagcCTTATTAAATGAACGTAGTTCTTTGCTCACTTTATTAAACTGAGTGATAATTCTTAAGATGTGAACTTTAGGTAGGTTCTATTGTAATATCTAATCATAATCATAAGAGTTGTAAATTTGTTTAATGGACAAAATGTAtgctttttctattctgtacagctttgtcttttttaaatatgaagtacTTAAATGCACTTACTATGATAGGAAATATGTGTGCCTTCTAGGATTTGTGAAATGGTCTCATGTTATTCTGAGGAACTTGTTTTGTAAGCTATAGTTTTCCCTTCTATCCTAACTCAATAACAAAGGGTTTACTTATAATGCTGTAGTACTTTAGTTTGAGAAAATGAGTTTGACTCTGTACTGAATTTAGAGGTTGAGAATAGCAGCATTTTAGCAATTTTAGCTAAATGAAGAGATTTCCTTCTTATGTTATTTCACATTCTTCtatactaaatatttatattccttaAGAGGACTATTTGTGCTCTGAGGATTTGTGATGTTCATGTGCTACGTTTTGAGAATAATTTCAAATTGGACTTGATTTTCTTATATCCAATATACATCTGGATAATAAGGCTGTTTGGAAATATCTTTCAGTTCAGTGATTTTTAATGTTGGGAAGGTAGGTTCATTAAAAAGCAGTCTgaagaatttacattttatctgttatgttttagttttatgttatgttttgttgttatgttttattatgttatgttttgttgatgttttgtttgtttgttttgttgg is drawn from Urocitellus parryii isolate mUroPar1 chromosome 4, mUroPar1.hap1, whole genome shotgun sequence and contains these coding sequences:
- the LOC144254467 gene encoding RING finger protein 141 yields the protein MGQQISDQTQLVINKLPEKVAKHIILVRESSSLTYEEFLGRVAELNDVTAKVASGQEKHLLFEVQPGSDSSAFWKVVVRVVCTKINKSTGIVEASRIMNLYQFIQLYKDITSQAAGVLAQSSTSEEADENSSSVTSCQASLWMGRVKQLTDEEECCICMDGRADLILPCAHSFCQKCIDKWSDRHRNCPICRLQMTGANESWVVSDAPTEDDMANYILNMADEAGQPLRP